Proteins found in one Quercus robur chromosome 2, dhQueRobu3.1, whole genome shotgun sequence genomic segment:
- the LOC126715936 gene encoding probable magnesium transporter NIPA4 translates to MAVRSPAEMTSTSWREEMSSDNVKGLVLALSSSFFIGASFIVKKKGLKKAGASGIRAGVGGYSYLYEPLWWVGMITMIVGEIANFAAYAFAPALLVTPLGALSIIISAALAHIILRERLHIFGILGCVLCVVGSTTIVLHAPQEREIHSVTEVWELAMDPAFLMYAALVITAALILIFYFIPQYGQTHIMVYIGVCSLVGSLSVMSVKAIGIALKLTLSGMNQLIYPETWVFTVVVIACVLTQMNYLNKALDTFNTAVVSPIYYVMFTSLTIVASVIMFKDWDRQSPTQVITEICGFVTILSGTFLLHKTKDMSDGLSSSMSLRLSKHSEEDGLNGEGIPLRRQESLRSSV, encoded by the exons ATGGCCGTGCGGAGTCCGGCGGAGATGACATCGACGAGCTGGCGTGAGGAAATGTCGTCTGACAACGTCAAAGGTCTGGTTCTCGCTCTATCGTCCAGCTTCTTCATCGGCGCGAGCTTCATCGTGAAGAAGAAGGGATTGAAGAAGGCTGGTGCTTCTGGAATCAGAGCAG GTGTTGGAGGCTATTCTTACTTATATGAGCCACTTTGGTGGGTGGGCATGATAACGA TGATAGTTGGGGAAATTGCTAATTTTGCGGCTTATGCGTTTGCGCCAGCTTTACTGGTCACTCCTCTTGGGGCTCTCAGCATTATTATCAG TGCTGCACTTGCGCACATTATTTTACGGGAGAGGTTACATATTTTTGGAATTCTTGGTTGTGTTCTGTGTGTTGTGGGTTCTACAACAATTGTTCTACATGCTCCTCAAGAACGTGAAATACATTCTGTAACAGAAGTCTGGGAACTTGCTATGGACCCAG CTTTTCTCATGTATGCAGCTTTGGTTATAACAGCTGCATTGATACTTATATTCTACTTTATCCCACAATATGGCCAGACACACATAATGGTTTACATTGGAGTTTGTTCTCTTGTAGGTTCTTTATCG GTCATGAGTGTCAAAGCAATTGGAATTGCATTGAAGTTGACATTGTCGGGAATGAATCAACTAATTTATCCTGAAACTTGGGTATTCACTGTAGTGGTAATTGCTTGTGTGCTCACCCAAATGAATTATTTGAACAAG GCACTTGATACCTTCAACACGGCTGTTGTATCTCCCATATACTATGTTATGTTCACATCACTAACTATTGTGGCCAGTGTGATCATGTTTAAG GACTGGGATAGGCAGAGTCCAACCCAGGTAATCACAGAAATATGTGGCTTTGTGACTATCCTCTCAGGAACTTTTCTGCTTCACAAAACAAAGGATATGTCTGATG GTTTGTCATCGTCTATGTCCCTGAGACTTTCCAAGCACTCAGAAGAGGATGGCCTTAATGGTGAAGGCATCCCTCTTAGGCGGCAGGAATCCTTAAGGTCGTCAGTATGA
- the LOC126705618 gene encoding mitogen-activated protein kinase kinase kinase 20-like, translated as MAHDMKWSKIQVLGKGSYGTVYLAITNRVGSAFSSPFSGLIAIKSAVFQKSLSLQNEAKFLQDLVDCPEINVHYFGNDLSVESGVGFYNLQLEYASGGTLEDLIKKTGGKLVEYDVQRYTRMIVKGLRCIHEKGYVHCDLKPANILVFRSKDGRGIAVKMADFGILKIPREENDFVKRKLCFQGTPIYICLQNLLH; from the coding sequence ATGGCACATGACATGAAGTGGTCAAAAATTCAAGTTCTTGGAAAAGGATCCTACGGAACTGTTTATTTAGCAATTACAAACCGAGTCGGTTCCGCTTTCTCCTCTCCTTTTTCTGGCCTGATAGCTATCAAGTCAGCggtttttcaaaaatctttATCGCTTCAAAATGAGGCCAAATTCTTACAAGACTTGGTTGACTGCCCTGAGATTAATGTTCATTATTTTGGAAACGATTTGAGTGTTGAAAGTGGCGTAGGGTTCTATAACTTGCAGCTAGAGTATGCATCAGGAGGCACCCTTGAAGATTTAATCAAGAAAACTGGAGGAAAATTAGTGGAATACGATGTGCAAAGGTATACTCGGATGATTGTTAAAGGGCTTCGCTGCATTCATGAAAAAGGTTACGTACATTGCGACCTGAAGCCAGCAAATATTCTTGTTTTTCGTTCTAAAGATGGTAGAGGCATCGCTGTTAAGATGGCTGATTTTGGAATATTGAAAATTCCGAGAGAGGAGAATGATTTTGTGAAGAGAAAGCTTTGCTTTCAGGGaactcctatatatatatgtctccAGAATCTGTTGCATTAG